Below is a window of Saccharomonospora viridis DSM 43017 DNA.
CTCGCCGCCGCCGCGACCCGGAGGTTGGCTCGCGTGGCCAACCACATCCCGAGATAGCCGATGAAGAACGAGAACGCCGCGCCGACGAGGAAGAACACCGACCGCCCTATGCGCTCACCCAGGTTCTCGGCGGGTAGGACGAGGAGCAAAAGGAACACCACCACGCCGAAAACGGCGAGCGTGTTCCGTTGCCGATTGAGGTAGGCAGCCGCGCCTTCCTGCACGGCTTTGGCGATTTCCTGCATCTTCTCGGTGCCCTGCCCAGCGGCCAGCACCTCTTTGAGTAGGAGATAACCGATGACCAATGCTGCAAGGGCGACCACGGCGACCACGGCGACGATGCCGTAGTCACCTCCGGAAAGCTCCAGGGAGCCTTCCGCGAGGAGTTGCCGGGACATTCGTTGTCCTCCTGAAACATCGCCTGTTGCCCACGCCGGTTGGTCTTGGCCAAAACGCGACCGAGTGTGCCGACGACAACAGTGGGATCTTCGCCACTATCTTCTGTTGTTCGGCGGAGTCTATTGGTATTGGAGTCCGCCGGCGCAATAGTGACCCAGGTCGCAAACGGGTAATAGCGGTGTGAATTTGATCACTTGACATGCGTGCTTGTGGCCACGTTGAACGCGTGTGCGAAGCTCGAAAGGTGGCAGATCGGGTGATAAATCGACAAAGACACTCGTTTGTCGGTGGGCGACCGTGACCGACGACGCGGGCACTCGGGCACACCGCCTTCTTCATCGGACGACGGCGGGGATCCCTGAAGACCTCTCCCCCGTCACGCACGTCGCGAATCTGCCCGCGGCGGAGCCACGTCACACCGAATGGCCCGAGTGGGTACCCGACCGAGTACGAGACGTACTGCGGAATTCCGGCATCGACAGACCATGGGCCCACCAGGCCGAAGCGGCATCACTGGCGTGGGATCGGCATAACGTCGTCGTGGCCACGGGCACCGCCTCGGGGAAGTCGCTGACCTACCAACTACCCGCACTCTCCACCTTGGTGACGGACGGCAAGGCGACCGTCCTCTACCTGTCTCCCACGAAGGCCCTGGCCACCGACCAGCTACGTGCTGTGTCCGATATGGACATCGAAGGTGTCCGTCCCGCCACCTACGACGGGGACACCCCACGCGGCGAACGCCCGTGGGTGCGGGACCACGCCCGATGGGTCTTCACGAACCCCGACATGCTGCACCGCGGCGTGTTGCCCGCCCACCCGCGTTGGGCACGGTTCTTCCGGGGCCTGACCTACGTCGTCGTCGACGAGTGCCACGCCTACCGCGGCGTGTTCGGCTCCCACGTCGCGCTGCTGTTGCGCAGACTGCGACGAATCGCCCGGCACTACGGGGCCGAGCCCACGTTCATCCTCACCTCGGCGACCACGGCCGAGCCCGCCGAATTCGCCACCCGACTGATCGGACAGGACTGCGTCGCCGTCACCGAGGACACCTCACCTCGGGGTGCCAGGACCGTGGCGTTGTGGGAACCCCCGCTGTTGCCGGAGTTGACGGGTGAGAACGACGCGCCCGTCCGTCGTTCCGCGGGAGCGGAGGCGGCCCGCATCCTCGCCGAACTCGTCATCGAGGGCGCTCGCACGTTGGCGTTCGTACGTTCTCGTCGGGGCGCTGAACTGACGGCCCTCGGTGCGCGTCGCATCCTCGCCGAGGTGGCCCCCGAACTCGTCGACAAGGTCGCGGCTTATCGTGCCGGCTACCTGCCCGAGGAACGCCGCGAACTGGAGTCCGCTCTCCTTGAGGGTCGACTGCTGGGTGTCGCGACCACGAACGCGCTGGAACTCGGTGTGGACATCTCCGGTCTGGACGCGGTGGTACTCGCGGGATATCCGGGGACATTGGCGTCGTTTTGGCAGCAGTCGGGGCGCGCGGGCCGCGCGGGTGCCGACGCACTCGTCGTGTTCGTGGCCCGGGACGATCCGCTCGACACCTATCTCGCACATCATCCGGAGGCGCTGCTGGAGCGGCCCGTCGAGAGCGCTGTGCTCGACCCCACCAACCCTTACGTGCTGGCTCCCCACCTGGCGTGCGCGGCCGCGGAGTCGGCGCTCAAGTCCACCGATCTGGACCTCTTCGGCGCAACCGAGGCGCGCGCCGTCCTGGACGACCTCGTCGCGGAGAAGGTTCTGCGTCGACGGCCGAGTGGCTGGTACTGGACGGCGCGGGAACAACCGCACCACGAAGTGGACATCCGGGGGTCCGGGGCGGAGCAGGTCGCGGTGGTGGAGGCCGACACTTCCCGGTTGCTCGGCACCGTCGATGCCGTATCGGCGTGCAGCACGGTTCATCCGGGCGCGGTGTATCTCCACCGTGGCGAACCGTACGTGGTGGACGAACTGGACTTGGAGCACGGTGTCGCCTTCGTGCACGCCGAGGATCCGGAGTGGAACACTTCGGCGCGGGACGTGGTGGACATCGAGATCCTGGACGTCGTCAAGCGGCACGTCCACGACGGTGTGACCGTGAATCTGGGGCATGTGGCGGTGACCTCGCGGGTCGTGGGCTATCTGCGCCGACTGCCGTCCGGGGAGGTGTTGGACCACATCCCTCTCGACCTGCCTGAGCAGGTGCTGCACACGCGCGCCGTCTGGTACACGATCAGCGAGGAACTGTTGTGTGGTCCACGCAGGAGGCCGGGGATCACCGGTGTGGAACCGGCGCGTGTCCCCGGCGCCCTGCATGCCGCCGAGCACGCGGCGATCGGCCTGCTACCGCTGTTCGCGACGTGTGACCGGTGGGACATCGGCGGCGTCTCCACCGCGGTGCACGCTGACACCGGGGAGGCGACGGTGTTCGTGCACGACGGTCATCCCGGAGGTGCGGGATTCGCCGATCGCGGTTTTGCCGCGTTCGTCCCCTGGCTCACCGCTACGCGGGAGGCCGTGCTCTCCTGCGAGTGCCCGGCGGGGTGCCCGTCCTGTGTTCAGTCGCCCAAGTGCGGGAACGGCAACGAACCACTGGACAAGGCGGGGGCTGTGGCCGTGCTGGACATCGTCCTGGCCGCGGTCGGGGCTGCGGCCGGGCACGGCCACTTCGACGATCAGGCCGCCGACGACCAGGTGGACAACTCGCGTTGAGTGTCCACCTGGGACTCACTGCGCAACGCACGCATGAGAACGTCGTGCACGATGTCGGCTTGGGGCAGCTTCCAGCCCCAGACATCGGGCTTGACCCTCCAGTGCACGACGCCGTGTTCGAACGGCGTCGGCGGAAGTGGGATCCAGCCACCCTTTCCGTGTCGTCTGATCCCTTCCACTTCGGACAAAGTTGAGGGGAAGCTCTCGGAACTCGAGGTGAGGAACAGCCAACGCCCGTTCGGCATGGCGACGATGGGCGCGGGTCGACCCGTGGCCCGCAACAGCATGGCGGCACGGCGGCCGAGGTTGTCGTCGACCTCGACGGCGTCTACGACGGTACCGGTGGCGACGAGGAGGCTGTACGGTTTGCCGGTCCACCACGCTGCCACCTGTTGCGGGTGGGCACCGAGACGACGTTCCCAATCACTGTGGACGGGGACGGGACCGGTCCACTCGGCGGAGTCACGCGTCTGGGTGACTCCGCCCGCATGGGCGGTATCGGCATCGCTGTCCGGATAGGTTCCCGGAATCACCGGCCAACCACGCCACGCGAGACCGATCGCCTCGGCCCGCAGCTCGATACGGAAGGCAGCACGCCAGCTATTCGGCCATTGGGTGTCCAACATGTCGTACTCGCGCCTCCTCGGAAGTGACCACCATTGGTCGTTCTGCTGTGAACAACTCAACGGCAAATTGCAGGCTGCCGGAAGCACCCACTCGGCAATCGGCTACCGGTGGACGACGAATGAGCCGGTGAGCAACATGCGGGCCGAACCCGGGAACCCGCTGGCGGCACCGGTCGTCGCCACCCGCTCACGCTCCGGGATGCCCGAGTCGGCCAGATGCCGTGACAACCTTCGCTTCCGTACCGTTCACCGCTACCAATCGACCGTTGCTCGCAGTCATGGTGCTCTGGCGGACGGATCAGCGTCCACCGATGAACGCCCGCCGATCGAACCGGCCGTGTCCTCCTTTTCGACAACGGCATCCGTCGTCGGAGTGCCGATCACCGGCCCCGCTCTCGCCTTAGCCGTGACCGTTCCACCCAATCCGGCCGGCCCCCTCACTTCCGACTGGACAGTCACCAACACGTCCCATCCGTCGAGCCGGCATTCAGCGACCCGGACCCTCATCCTGCGGGCCGACTCCTCAGCATGGGCACACGCCGCCATCTCACCGTCGATCGCGCGGCCCGCAGCGCCCAACGCCGCCAGATCGGCACCTCCAGCGGCTCGGTGGCGGGCCACCACCACGGCCCCGAGTGTCCACACAACACCGACGATGACGAGGAGGACGGCGATCGCCCCCGCCGCCCACACCGTCGCCGCGCCCGTATCGTCACCGTCACGCGGCCGCACTGCCGCTTCCCCGTTCGACGCCGGGTTCCAGCCGCGCTTGCGCCTCGGCTTGTGGAGTCACTCCGGGCAACACCGACCGGGCACTCACCCGGACCAGCACGGTGTCCCCACTGAGGTTCACGGTCATGGTCGAACCGGCCGGTGCGAGAGCGTCGACCAATCGCTTCGCCCCCACCTCCGGTTCTCCGCGTGCGAGTGCCCGGGCGGCCTGGGCGGCGGCATCCGTACACCGCAGCTGGTCGACGGCCGCCATCACGCCGGCGAGCACGAAGGCGAAGACCGCCACCAAGGCACAGAGGCCGATGGCCGCTTCCACCGTGACACTGCCTCTGTCATCGCCTCTGTCATCGCCTCTGTCATCGTTTCGGCCCATGTCGATCGACAGGTAGCGAGTACACATCTAGAAATCCACGGAAATCGCCCGCTCGATGAGCGAGGTGAGAGCCGTCAACACGGAATCCCCCGTGACGATCGCGTACAGCAGAGCGGCGAACGCCGCTGCCGCGATCGTGCCGATGGCGTACTCGGCGGTGGACATGCCTTCGTCCGAACCATCGGTGTCGAGGATTCGATCGAGCATCGCGGAAGTCCTTTCTCGGTTGTGGAAACGGAAACGAAAACCGTTGTCACGGCGTGACGGTGAGGTGGTCGGCGAGACCGAGGACGACCGGAATCACCCCCAGACATAAGAAAGCCGGGAGAAAACACAGCCCTAGTGGGCCGGCGACCAGCACGCTCGCCCGCTGCGCCCGTGCTTCGACACGGTCTGTCGCGGCATTCCTGATGCGCTCGGCGAGCGCGAAGGCCTGCGCGGCCAACGCACTGCCGGACGAGGCGGTCCGGCACGCCGCACGAGCGAGTTCAGCCGTGTCGGGATGGTTCCGGGCGTGTTGCCACGCGGATTCGGCGCTCGCGCCGAGCGCGAGCGCATTACCCGTGGATCGGAGCACCTCGGCGACCGGGCCGGTAGCCACGTCGGCGACCGTCGACACCGCCGTCGGCACCGGCAGACCGGCGATCAGGCAAGCCCCCAACAGATCCGCGAGAAATGCCGTGTCCGCGGCCGAACACCCGGGCGAATCACCGACCGCATCACCGTGTGACGACGTCCGCCGCGGCAGGCGCAATCGCATGACCCCGACAGCGGACCGGGGCCGAACCGACGGAGCTGTCCGCAGCACGTCCCGCAGACGAGCGGAGGCCCTCGAGGGCAGCAGCAGTACCGCCGTCGCGACGAGCACGGCGATGCTCATCGTGTTGCTCATTGGAGCACCCGCCCGGTCATCGACGAGGTCCACGCGACACCGGCCACGAGTAGAGCGGCCCCTACGACGAACAGCACGGAACCGACGGAGGTCCCCATGAGCACGGGGATCGGAGCGGCCCCCATGGCCTCGCCGAGGACGAGACCCGCCACGGGGAGGAAGGCCAGCACCGCCGCGCCCGCTCTCGGACCGGCCAACCGCGCGTCGAGCTGCCGGGCCGACCGGGCCGTGGTTTCCATGTCCCGGTGCACGGCGTCGAAGACATCGGCCAAGGGAATGCCGTGCCGTGCCGACAACGCCCACGACGTGGCGAGTCGTCCGAATATGCGGTCGACGTGTTCCATTCCCGGCCCGCAGGCGGCTCGGACCTCCGGTTCCGCCGTGGGTACACCGCTGAACCGCGCCGATGCGGCGAGTCCGCGCAGTCGGTCCGCCAACGGTCGTGGAGCCTCCCTCGCCACGTTCTCGACGGCGGTCACCGGGTGGGCCCCGGCTCGCAGTTCCGTGACCACTCCCCGAAGCAGCGATGCGAGATCACCGCAGACGGCGACCGTCGTTCGCGCACGTACCCGGGCCCTTCGGTGCAATACGACCGCCGCCACGAGCAGTCCGCATCCCACCGTGGCACCCATACCGACGGTCAGGACACAACCGACCGTCACGCACACGGCGAAAGCGGTCAGGAAACGTCGGTGGGGTCCCGTCGACCGTGCCATTTCCCCGTCGTCCGGATGCCCGCTGGGAAACACGGTGGGTCGGAGGAGTCGGGCGAGTCGCTGTCCCGCGGCGCGCGATGGCCACAGCAGTAAACCGATCGCGGACACCGTCATCGCGGCGATCAGCACGACGCCACCCCGCCGCTTGGTGTTCGGGTGTCCCGTCGTGAAAGCAGCGCCAAGGTGAGCGGTGAATCGCGGGTCAATCGCTCACCCGGACGCCATGCGGGTTCAACGCTCACAACATCGCCGCGACGACGCACCAGGCCGATCTCGGCGAGCACCCTGCGCCCCGACGGTTCTCGGCGCATGTGCAGCACGACCTGGACCGCAGCGGCGAGCTGACTGTGCAGTGCCTCCCGGGAGAGCCCCCCGAGCGCTGCGAGCGCTTCGAGCCGTGCGGGTACTTCGGCGGGTGCGTTGGCGTGCAGCGTGCCCGCACCGCCGTCATGCCCCGTGTTCAACGCAGTCAACAGTTCCACGACCTCGCGTCCCCGCACCTCTCCGACCACGAGTCGATCAGGCCGCATCCGGAGTGCCTGCCGCACCAGCTCCCGGAGCGTGACCTCACCCGCTCCCTCCACGTTGGGTGGGCGCGCCACCAGCCGGACGAACTGGGGATGGTCGGGCTGCAACTCACCGACGTCCTCAACGCAGACCACTCGCTCGGCGGGATCGACGGCTCCCAAAAGCGCGCCCAGCAGCGTGCTCTTACCGGACCCCGTCGCCCCGGACACGAGGAACGCCAACCGTGCCTTCACGAGGGCTTCGAGCAGTGCCAAACCGGCGTCGTCCACCGTGCCGAGCCGACGCAGGGAACGCAGGTCGTGCGTGGCGGGACGCAATACGCGTAGAGACAGGCATGTGCCGTCGGCCGAGATCGGCGGTAGTACGGCATGCAGCCGAATACGCCCTCCCGGTCCGCTGCCCGGCAACCATCCGTCCACGAAAGGCTGTGCGTCATCGAGTCGCCGTCCCGCGGCGAGCGCCAACCGCTGGGCGAGTCTGCGCACGGCGTCCTCGCCCTCGAACCGGACATCGGTCCGGTGAAGACCGTCGGGCCCGTCCACCCATACCTCGTCCGGCCCCGTGACGAGGATGTCGGTGATCTCGGGAGTCGCCAGGAGCTTCTCCAACGGCCCCACCCCGGCCAGTTCGTCGTCCAACAGCTTCAACGCGGCGAGCACGTCGAGATGGCCCGCGACGCCACCCGCTTCGGCGCGCACCGCATCGGCCACCGCCCGTGGGTCCGTGGCGGCGTCCGTACCGGCGAGTCTGGCCCTGACCCGATCGACGAGATCGGCACTCATCTCTCCCCCTCTTCGTTCTCCCGGCCTGTAACGGCCGCTCGTCGTGGCCCCGCTCCCCCGTCTCCGCCCGCCGATTCCACGACCTCGAAAACTAAGTCCCTTGTAGACAATCAGGTCGTCGAACGCCTCGACGTAGCAGCGAAGCGGAAACCACACAGGTGCCTTCTGTGCACCATCAGTTCGATTACCCGATCCAGTTCAGACCACAGTGGACTCACAAGGACCGGTCCGATGGCACGTTCCTAGGATTCGGCGAGTACCGACAAAACGGTTCCGGAGACCTTGCCGATTCGCCTACCGGGGTCGAACCTCCCGCGGTCCATGGCCCGAACCATGGACCGCTCGTCCCGTAGCCAGCCGAGCACGGGCGCCCCCACGGCCTCGACCACATCGGCCTCGCTGAGGCTGGTCGCCGCGGAGGCCCTGACCACCACGGCGATCCGGGCGATGCGCTCGGACAGTCGATGACGCACCCGCGCGGCCGACACGCAGCCCCGGACATCGGCGGGCACCACCAGCACGGCGAGATCGGCGCGTCGCAGCACCTCGTCGGCAGCCGGACTCGGATGTCGGGGCACATCGCACACCACCGTCCGACCCGCTCTACGCCCGGCGTCGACGACGGCGGCCAACGCAGCCTCCGTCGGACCCGGCCCCGTCCGGTCACAGGACAGGATCGACATTCGACCCCGTCCTCGTCGCCGGAACGGAAGGACGGCGTCCAACTCAGCCATCGACACCCTTCCCGAGGACACCCGCACATCGGACCAGCGCAGCCCCTCGTCCGCCTCGGCGCCCAACACCAGATCCAAACCCCCACCGAGCGGATCGCAGTCCACCAACAGCGCCGCCCCACCGGAACGCGCCGCGGCCAGCCCCACGCTCGCCGCCAGCACCGACGCTCCCGCCCCTCCCCGGCCACCGATCACCGCGAGCACTCGCCCCTCACGGTCACTCGGTTTCTCGGCGACATCGGCGAGCGCGGTGACGACGACGTCCTCATCTGCGGGAAGGACGGCCACACCGTCCACCCCCAGCGCGACGGCCGCCTTCCACTGCTCCGGAGTGGGGGTGTCCGTACGCACCAGCAACACCCCGGACCTGCGCGGGACGTCGATCACGTCGGGGACGTGATCGATCAGCACCAATGGCGCGTCCGACCAACGCGGACGTGCTGCCGCGGAATCGGTGACGTGGTGGAGTTCGCACCCCACGGCCGCGGCGAGTCGAACGACGTGTTCGCGGACGGTGTCGTCGGTCATGAGCGCGAGCGGTCGCTCGTCGACGTCGGAGACCGCCGCCACCGCCGTCGCCGCTGTGGCCTCCGTCCCGATCATCGCCGCATCATCGCTTCATCACAGCCTCCCCCAGTCGTCCGCGGCCCTCCGCGGTCGTTCGCGTTCCGACACCACGGTCACGCGAATCGGTACGGCACACCAACCCGTGCCCGGACGAGCTGTGGATAACCGGGGCCCTGTGGATAACCCTGTGGACAACTGTGGACAACCCGGGGATAAGAGAGGCGGCCCTCGCCAGGGGGAGGAGCGAGGGCCGCCGAACTTCAGTCCCGGGGGGCGGACTGAACGCGTCCGGTCATACCGGACAACTCCACTGTAACCCGCTGGACAGTGTTTGCGGTCCCACCAAACGACGAGCGGCCCACCACAATCGGTCAATGTCCGGTCGGTGTCCGGACAGCGGCGCACCGCCATCGCGTCAGCGGGTTCCCATGGCCCACCGCTCACGCCGGTTCCCATATCGTGTTGTCGTGTCCGCAGCCGACAACACCTCCACCGCATCGACCCCACGACCCGCCACCTCGGCGGCGTTCTTCGACCTCGACAAGACGATCATCGCGTCGTCCAGCGCGCTCGCGTTCAGCAAACCGTTCCTCCGCCAGGGCCTCATCAACCGCAGGGCCGCTCTGAAAAGCGCCTACGCCCAGCTGATGTTCTCCTTGTCCGGGGCCGACGCCAACCGCACCGAGCGGCTGCGCGCCGAGATCTCCCGGATGTGCGCGGGGTGGGACGTCAACCAGGTCAAGGCCATCGTGAGCGAGACCTTGCACGACGTGGTCTCCCCCTTGGTCTACGCCGAGGCCACCGAGCTGATCGAACGGCACAAGGCCGAGGGCAGGGACGTCATCGTCCTGTCCGCCACGGGTGAGGAGTTGGTGCGGCCGATCGCCGACATGCTGGGCATCACCCATTGCGTGGGCAGCCGGATGGAGATCGTCGACGGCCGGTACACCGGCACGGTGGAGTACTACTGCTACGGCGAGTACAAGGCCATCGCAGCGCGTCGGCTCGCCGCCGAGCACGGCTACGACCTCGCCGCCTCCCACGCCTACACCGACTCCAGTACCGATCTCCCCCTGTTGGAGACCGTCGGCCATCCCCACGCGGTGAACCCGGACAAGGCGTTGCGCAGGATCGCCGTCGAACGGGGGTGGCCGGTACACACGTTCACCAACCCGGTGTCCCCGCGCGCCCGGATCCCGACCCCCGCCACGGCAGCGGCCGTGGGGATCGGGGTGAGTGCCGTGGCCGCGGGCGCGACTCTGTTCGGATTGACCCGGAAGAAACGGAAAGATCCGCCGGCGAAGGCCTGAGGCGGCTCGATGCCGGGCTCCTCGGCGTCAGGGGCTCGCGGGAAATCCGGTGGAAAACGTCTCGCGAATCCCTTGAAGTGACCTTCATCACTGACTACAAAGGGAAGTACGGAGGTTCCTCGGCCAGGGACCCAGCGGAAGAGAAGCTCGGTCCACCCCGACGGAACGTCCGGACGTGAACCTCGGGTACCCACGCGCAGCTCGCCGCGGAAGGCTTATCGTCGAGGGACTGCGTAACGGGACGCCGGACGCCGAGTACCCGGGAATGACGACACCGCATGCACGCTTGTTCGCCCGATCGGTTCACGTGAGAACGTAGCGCCCGTCGCCCCAGCGGCCACGGGCGCTACTTCTGTACACCCGGGCGATGTCCCTCAACCTTCCACACAGTCGTGCGACCTCCGCACGCTTTCCGCTCACCCCGTGCGATCTTCAGGTGGTTTTGCCTGATTCCCCTCGACTCCGCAGAGCTTTCGGTAGTCCGTTCGCCGGAACCCGTTGCCACTTTGGGTCATTGACCAGTCACGCATTCGTTAGTAGCTTTCGCATGCCGACTCGCATAGGTGGACTTTCCACATCTCGCGTGACCGCTTACCGGAGGCTTCGTGACCACTGCCAAAGCCCGTCCTTGGAAAGCCTGCGCGGCCGCCGCGCTCGTAGGCTTACTCGCCGTGACCACCGGCTCGGCATCCGCCCAACCGCATTCCCCCTCGCCATCGGGTGACCAGCAGACCCAACGCCACTGGGGGAAGCGGAGCTGGCCCGAGCGCACCTTGCGTGCGATGACGTTGGAACAGAAGGTCGGCCAGTTGTTCGTCGCCGACGTCTGGGGCCAGTCGGCCGACGAAGCGCATCCCGGCAACCAGGAGAAGTACGGCGTCGACACCCCCGCCGAAGTGGTGCGCAAGTACCACGTCGGCGGCGTCATCTACTTCAACCACAGCGGCACCGACAACATCGAGACACCGCGGCAGGTCGCGCGGCTGTCCAACGGTCTCCAGCGCGCGGCCCTGCAGTCACAGCCGCGTGTCCCGCTGATCGTCTCCGTGGACCAGGAAGGCGGCCGGGTCACCCGCATCGCCGAGCACGTCACCGAATACCCGAGTGCCATGGCGCTCGGGGCGTCCCGGGATGTCGAGGGTGCTCGCACGGCCGCGGCCATCAGCGCGGCGGAGCTGCGTGCCATGGGGATCAACCAGAACTTCGCGCCGGTCGCCGACGTGAACTCCAACCCGCTGAATCCGGTGATCGGTTCCCGCTCGTTCTCGGCGGACCCCGAATTGGCGGGTGAGTTCGTCGAAGCACAGGTGGACGGCTACCAGAACTCGCGACAGCCGCGGCAGACGGTGTCGGCCGCGGCCAAGCACTTCCCGGGCCACGGTGACGCCTCCGCCGACAGTCACATCGACCTACCGGTGATCGACCGCAGCGAAGAGGACTGGCGGGCCAACGATCTCCCGCCGTTCGAACGGGCCGTCGAGGCGGGTATCGACGCCATCATGACCGCCCACATCTCGGTGCCGAGCCTCGACGACTCCGGTGACCCGGCGACGCTTTCCGAACCGATCATCACCGGACTGCTGCGCGAGGAGCTGGGTTACGACGGCGTGGTGGTCACGGACTCGCTCGGCATGGCCGGCGTGCGGCAGATGTACCCCGACTCCGAGATCCCGGTCCGGGCGTTGGAGGCGGGTGTCGACCAGATGCTCATGCCGCCGGACCTCGACGCGGCCGTGAACGGTGTGCTCGACGCGGTGGCCAGCGGCCGGATCACCGAGGAACGCATCGACGAGAGCGTGCTGCGCATCCTGAAGCTGAAGTACGAGCGGGGCATCGTGTCCTCCCCGTTCGTCCCCGAGCACCGGGCCGAACACGTGGTCGGCACCAAGCGCAACCGCGACACGGTGCAGCGCATCACCGACGCCACGACCACCGTGCTCAGCGATGATGCGAAGCTGCTGCCGCTGGACTCCGGCGTGCAGAACGTGCTCGTCACCGGTTGGAACCGGCCGGACTACCCCGGTTACGCCGCCGAACCCGTCGACGACCTCGCGGACGCGTTGTCGCAGCGCAGCGACGCGAACGTCACCAGCATGCCCACCGGAACCAACCCGGACCCGGCCACCATCGACGAGGTCGTGGCCGCCTCCGACGACGCCGACCTGGTGATAGTGCTCACCAACGGCTTGCGGGGCAGCGAGGGACAACGTGAGCTGGTTGAGCGGCTGACCAGCACCGACACCTCCGTGATCGCGGTCGCCGTTCAGGAGCCGTACGACCCCGGCTACGCGGAGGTTCCCACCTGGATCGCCACCTACGACTGGCGTGGCGTCACCATGACCTCGCTGGCCAAGGTGCTCGTCGGAGAGCACTCCCCCGAAGGGACGCTGCCCGTCACGATCCCGCACGGCGACGACCCGGACCAGACCCTGTACCCGTTCGGCCACGGGCTGACGTGGTGACCCCGAACCGACGTCAGGAACGAGACACACCATGACCGTGAACAGACGCAGGTTCCTGTCCGCGAGCGCACTCGCGGGTTCACTGCTGGCCACCACCGCGACGGCCGCGGCGGCCGCCCCACCCGAGACGGCCGGGCGCGGACGTCCGCGGGTGACGACGGGCGCCGACCGGTGGGCCGCCGACGGCTGGCGGCGGCTCAGGGGGCGCCGAGTCGGCGTGTTGTCCAACCCGACCGGTGTCCTCGCCGACCAGGTCCACGTCGTGGACTCACTGGTGGAGACGGGGATCCGCCCGGTCGCCGTGTTCGGCCCCGAACACGGTTTCCGTGGCAGCGCGCAGGCCGGTGGTTCCGAAGGCGACTACGAGGATCCGCGCACGGGCGTACCCGTGTACGACGTCTACGGCGTCGATACCGACAAGTTCGCCGAACTGCTGCGCAAGGCGGACGTGGACACGATGGTGTTCGACATCGCCGACGTGGGCGCGCGGTTCTACACCTACATCTGGTCGATGTACCGCGCCATGGCGGCCTCGGCCCGGGTGGGTGCGTCGTTCGTGGTGCTCGACCGGCCCAATCCGATCGGCGGGAAGGCCTACGGGCCGATGCTGGACCCGGCGTACAGCTCCGGCGTCGGTCTCAAGCCGATCGTGCAGCAGCACGGTATGACGGTGGGCGAGTTGGCGAAGTTCTTCGCCGCCGAACTGCTCCCCGAGGAGGGGGTACGGCTGGACGAGCTGGAGGTCGTCACCGTGCGTGGGTGGCGACGCCGGCACCTGTTCGCCGACACGGGGCTGTTGTGGACGCCCCCTTCGCCCAACATGCCGACCCCGGAGACCGCCGTCGTCTACCCCGGCACGGGGTTGTTCGAGG
It encodes the following:
- a CDS encoding TadA family conjugal transfer-associated ATPase yields the protein MSADLVDRVRARLAGTDAATDPRAVADAVRAEAGGVAGHLDVLAALKLLDDELAGVGPLEKLLATPEITDILVTGPDEVWVDGPDGLHRTDVRFEGEDAVRRLAQRLALAAGRRLDDAQPFVDGWLPGSGPGGRIRLHAVLPPISADGTCLSLRVLRPATHDLRSLRRLGTVDDAGLALLEALVKARLAFLVSGATGSGKSTLLGALLGAVDPAERVVCVEDVGELQPDHPQFVRLVARPPNVEGAGEVTLRELVRQALRMRPDRLVVGEVRGREVVELLTALNTGHDGGAGTLHANAPAEVPARLEALAALGGLSREALHSQLAAAVQVVLHMRREPSGRRVLAEIGLVRRRGDVVSVEPAWRPGERLTRDSPLTLALLSRRDTRTPSGGVASC
- the ssd gene encoding septum site-determining protein Ssd, which produces MIGTEATAATAVAAVSDVDERPLALMTDDTVREHVVRLAAAVGCELHHVTDSAAARPRWSDAPLVLIDHVPDVIDVPRRSGVLLVRTDTPTPEQWKAAVALGVDGVAVLPADEDVVVTALADVAEKPSDREGRVLAVIGGRGGAGASVLAASVGLAAARSGGAALLVDCDPLGGGLDLVLGAEADEGLRWSDVRVSSGRVSMAELDAVLPFRRRGRGRMSILSCDRTGPGPTEAALAAVVDAGRRAGRTVVCDVPRHPSPAADEVLRRADLAVLVVPADVRGCVSAARVRHRLSERIARIAVVVRASAATSLSEADVVEAVGAPVLGWLRDERSMVRAMDRGRFDPGRRIGKVSGTVLSVLAES
- a CDS encoding HAD family hydrolase; translation: MSAADNTSTASTPRPATSAAFFDLDKTIIASSSALAFSKPFLRQGLINRRAALKSAYAQLMFSLSGADANRTERLRAEISRMCAGWDVNQVKAIVSETLHDVVSPLVYAEATELIERHKAEGRDVIVLSATGEELVRPIADMLGITHCVGSRMEIVDGRYTGTVEYYCYGEYKAIAARRLAAEHGYDLAASHAYTDSSTDLPLLETVGHPHAVNPDKALRRIAVERGWPVHTFTNPVSPRARIPTPATAAAVGIGVSAVAAGATLFGLTRKKRKDPPAKA
- a CDS encoding glycoside hydrolase family 3 protein, whose protein sequence is MTTAKARPWKACAAAALVGLLAVTTGSASAQPHSPSPSGDQQTQRHWGKRSWPERTLRAMTLEQKVGQLFVADVWGQSADEAHPGNQEKYGVDTPAEVVRKYHVGGVIYFNHSGTDNIETPRQVARLSNGLQRAALQSQPRVPLIVSVDQEGGRVTRIAEHVTEYPSAMALGASRDVEGARTAAAISAAELRAMGINQNFAPVADVNSNPLNPVIGSRSFSADPELAGEFVEAQVDGYQNSRQPRQTVSAAAKHFPGHGDASADSHIDLPVIDRSEEDWRANDLPPFERAVEAGIDAIMTAHISVPSLDDSGDPATLSEPIITGLLREELGYDGVVVTDSLGMAGVRQMYPDSEIPVRALEAGVDQMLMPPDLDAAVNGVLDAVASGRITEERIDESVLRILKLKYERGIVSSPFVPEHRAEHVVGTKRNRDTVQRITDATTTVLSDDAKLLPLDSGVQNVLVTGWNRPDYPGYAAEPVDDLADALSQRSDANVTSMPTGTNPDPATIDEVVAASDDADLVIVLTNGLRGSEGQRELVERLTSTDTSVIAVAVQEPYDPGYAEVPTWIATYDWRGVTMTSLAKVLVGEHSPEGTLPVTIPHGDDPDQTLYPFGHGLTW
- a CDS encoding exo-beta-N-acetylmuramidase NamZ family protein, yielding MTVNRRRFLSASALAGSLLATTATAAAAAPPETAGRGRPRVTTGADRWAADGWRRLRGRRVGVLSNPTGVLADQVHVVDSLVETGIRPVAVFGPEHGFRGSAQAGGSEGDYEDPRTGVPVYDVYGVDTDKFAELLRKADVDTMVFDIADVGARFYTYIWSMYRAMAASARVGASFVVLDRPNPIGGKAYGPMLDPAYSSGVGLKPIVQQHGMTVGELAKFFAAELLPEEGVRLDELEVVTVRGWRRRHLFADTGLLWTPPSPNMPTPETAVVYPGTGLFEGTVFSEGRGTTRPFEIVGAPGVDWRWREEMTAHDLPGVVFRECYFVPTFGKFTGETCGGLQITVTDPHSFDAIRTAVDLIVTAKRLYPDVFGWREDNFIDKLTGSDRFRTMVDAGATTDEIVGSWRAELHEFTRRRQPYLLYR